In a single window of the Cucumis melo cultivar AY chromosome 11, USDA_Cmelo_AY_1.0, whole genome shotgun sequence genome:
- the LOC103498918 gene encoding 60S ribosomal protein L23 isoform X2 yields MSKRGRGGSAGNKFRMSLGLPVAATVNCADNTGAKNLYIISVKGIKGRLNRLPSACVGDMVMATVKKGKPDLRKKVLPAVIVRQRKPWRRKDGVFMYFEDNAGVIVNPKGEMKGSAITGPIGKECADLWPRIASAANAIA; encoded by the exons ATGTCGAAGCGag GAAGGGGAGGGTCCGCTGGGAATAAGTTTCGTATGTCACTGGGTCTTCCAGTGGCTGCTACTGTCAACTGTGCAGACAACACGGGAGCTAAGAATCTCTACATCATTTCCGTGAAAGGGATCAAGGGTCGTCTTAATAGGTTACCATCCGCATGTGTTGGTGATATGGTTATGGCTACTGTCAAGAAAGGCAAGCCTGATCTCAGGAAGAAGGTCTTGCCTGCTGTTATTGTTAGGCAGCGCAAGCCATGGCGCCGAAAGGATGGCGTCTTCATGTATTTCGAAG ATAATGCTGGTGTTATCGTCAATCCCAAGGGCGAAATGAAAG GTTCAGCAATTACTGGCCCCATCGGAAAGGAATGTGCTGATCTCTGGCCGAGGATTGCAAGTGCAGCGAATGCCATCGCGTGA
- the LOC103498918 gene encoding 60S ribosomal protein L23 isoform X1, whose translation MSLGLPVAATVNCADNTGAKNLYIISVKGIKGRLNRLPSACVGDMVMATVKKGKPDLRKKVLPAVIVRQRKPWRRKDGVFMYFEDNAGVIVNPKGEMKGSAITGPIGKECADLWPRIASAANAIA comes from the exons ATGTCACTGGGTCTTCCAGTGGCTGCTACTGTCAACTGTGCAGACAACACGGGAGCTAAGAATCTCTACATCATTTCCGTGAAAGGGATCAAGGGTCGTCTTAATAGGTTACCATCCGCATGTGTTGGTGATATGGTTATGGCTACTGTCAAGAAAGGCAAGCCTGATCTCAGGAAGAAGGTCTTGCCTGCTGTTATTGTTAGGCAGCGCAAGCCATGGCGCCGAAAGGATGGCGTCTTCATGTATTTCGAAG ATAATGCTGGTGTTATCGTCAATCCCAAGGGCGAAATGAAAG GTTCAGCAATTACTGGCCCCATCGGAAAGGAATGTGCTGATCTCTGGCCGAGGATTGCAAGTGCAGCGAATGCCATCGCGTGA
- the LOC103498918 gene encoding 60S ribosomal protein L23 isoform X3, with the protein MSKRGSAGNKFRMSLGLPVAATVNCADNTGAKNLYIISVKGIKGRLNRLPSACVGDMVMATVKKGKPDLRKKVLPAVIVRQRKPWRRKDGVFMYFEDNAGVIVNPKGEMKGSAITGPIGKECADLWPRIASAANAIA; encoded by the exons ATGTCGAAGCGag GGTCCGCTGGGAATAAGTTTCGTATGTCACTGGGTCTTCCAGTGGCTGCTACTGTCAACTGTGCAGACAACACGGGAGCTAAGAATCTCTACATCATTTCCGTGAAAGGGATCAAGGGTCGTCTTAATAGGTTACCATCCGCATGTGTTGGTGATATGGTTATGGCTACTGTCAAGAAAGGCAAGCCTGATCTCAGGAAGAAGGTCTTGCCTGCTGTTATTGTTAGGCAGCGCAAGCCATGGCGCCGAAAGGATGGCGTCTTCATGTATTTCGAAG ATAATGCTGGTGTTATCGTCAATCCCAAGGGCGAAATGAAAG GTTCAGCAATTACTGGCCCCATCGGAAAGGAATGTGCTGATCTCTGGCCGAGGATTGCAAGTGCAGCGAATGCCATCGCGTGA